A region from the Acyrthosiphon pisum isolate AL4f chromosome A1, pea_aphid_22Mar2018_4r6ur, whole genome shotgun sequence genome encodes:
- the LOC100575081 gene encoding cilia- and flagella-associated protein 44-like — protein MISSGTDPLNILMGFADGKIRLTNVQLNNVSDFGDYIEYSIHDNKKGRVNMLCFSHDNYMLYTCGDDGNIFSFMFQCDNKVIEKCMISVSELPQSSVFAGEDILIIKEDLKLSLEERKIHNENLKALNLANKEKDKTSYLLYGLRDKFKQVLFSNKSLPETLRFSDDYFQLDERINSSLIKEAQFEMDKLRLKLAFDYKKSSLSLNYLKKYFIDPIVTNKFAVKAILRDIGVKTIYHEMRDNLFSSLVEEFLSKKLPKLP, from the exons ATGATTTCAAGTGGGACTGatccattaaacattttaatgggATTTGCTGATGGTAAAATACGCCTTACAAATGTTCAACTCAATAATGTATCAGATTTTGgtgattatattgaatattcgaTTCACGATAACAAAAAAGGAAGAGTAAATATGTTGTGTTTCAGTCACGATAACTATATGTTATACACATGTGGTGATGATGggaatatttttagttttatgtttcAATGTGATAATAAGGTCATAGAGAAGTGTATGATTTCTGTTTCTGAATTGCCTCAGTCGTCTGTATTtgct ggagaagacattttaattattaaagaagACCTAAAACTAAGTTTGGAAGAGAGAAAGATTCATAATGAAAACCTTAAAGCTTTAAACTTAGCTAATAAAGAAAAGGATAAgactagttatttattatacggtTTGAGAGATAAGTTCAAACAAGTTTTATTTAGCAACAAGTCATTACCAGAAACACTGCGATTTTCTGATGACTATTTTCAATTAGATGAGCGAATCAATAGTTCACTTATTAAAGAGGCACAATTTGAAATGGATAAATTACGTTTGAAGCTAGCGTTTGATTACAAAAAGAGCTCATTAAGTCttaactatttgaaaaaatatttcattgatcCAATTGTAACTAATAAGTTTGCAGTTAAAGCAATTTT aagAGATATAGGAGTCAAAACAATATACCACGAAATGCGTGACAATTTATTCAGTAGTTTAGTGGAGGAATTTTTATCTAAGAAACTTCCAAAACTACCGtaa
- the LOC103307783 gene encoding cilia- and flagella-associated protein 44 isoform X1, which translates to MLLRLEEIKDSNSVRRRGSAVLNKGAHNQIHNVSESEIFLRNVLEEYPSLPKKIQSAIDRFAARRDFENQEILKIQNMYNNKPDDNNIEEEALLDNAWDTIGYLNLKTGLDFKLTESEIITMEDKFEQYINVKKEACNLKTNFNENVLGLRLRKISLIHDYKQFKFDACMIQKEFNDSEITTPSNFPEVVMDESIDPSLIDPFEPIGHWDPTDLILKPGNSHELTHLEIIMQNMRKEQLKYRHMHLHETMLTKINMFDDDLMELDKMRKDVKLRIKFLDLLALTLEEELIILNDFDLVEDEYSHSVYIKTGLQNDKVNQIQSIREEIKYLNDIINTKTNMLIDIQHTFDMEIRNDGFAKHLKKIFKKKLKVPKLKSDDADDTLSSSSSDGSDESDPEFINESAESFTAMSRVVVFDERVLPSGCDPKLFNITLELRSKRYEIEQTIEDNKKKLDVLNTRLSLTYEEFDAIENELKQNINELEAYRIKKQLKLNDVKTTIVLNKSQMTKAKLLKSCILLYGNVMQDLTNRVMELKKEEKEIIYTLKNEKVVAKQFRTEITKMENILKSYKIAIKDEMIKKFKIETDWNFLDEMEMTIINYMIIKSKSKAKDTKERFVREIRLLENKISCQTELIIDLLKWNTFKIKTLKDVCGNINKIRQCLMEQKKIKIKLQKLTMESSFTIELNTIKRTYDTLLKRKQDISEKINMYKCKGKMFPPLVKQSHTKSIQSQPVNDRSLATPVTPQEGSEESWTINEEPLTYNMEFNVEPKKLTFSKQSLSRLTKQSSHFDSFENVDEGYKTKKWTTYYDDEVIPLTETVEDFAEYNDFSERAETQNSSSDDKVIPPTETVEDFAEYNDFSERAETQNSSSDDKESNGSHNNIHDDNKPKN; encoded by the exons ATGCTGCTAAGGCTTGAAGAAATAAAAGATTCAAACAGTGTAAG aAGACGTGGATCGGCCGTATTAAACAAAGGAGCTCACAATCAGATACATAATGTATCTGAATCAGAAATATTTCTTCGAAATGTACTTGAAGAATATCCTTCTTTGCCAAAGAAAATTCAGAGTGCCATAGATAGGTTTGCTGCTAGAAGAGATTTTGAAAATCAAGAAATtcttaaaattcaaaacatgtataacaataagccagatgataataatattgaggaAGAAGCATTACTAGATAATGCTTGGGATACTATTGgctatttgaacttaaaaacaGGATTGGATTTTAAGCTGACTGAAAGTGAAATTATTACAATGGAAGATAAATTTGAACAAtacattaatgttaaaaaagag gcatgcaatttgaaaacaaattttaatgaaaatgtgtTAGGCCTTAGACTACgcaaaataagtttaatacatgattacaaacaatttaagttTGATGCTTGCATGATACAAAAGGAATTTAATGATTCAGAAATAACGACTCCGTCAAATTTCCCCGAAGTTGTAATGGATGAATCTATCGAT CCTAGCTTAATTGATCCATTTGAACCGATTGGTCATTGGGATCCGACAGATTTGATTTTAAAGCCTGGAAATAGTCACGAGCTTACTCATTTAGAAATcattatgcaaaatatgagAAAAGAACAATTGAAATATAGACACATGCATTTGCATGAAACTATGTTAACAAAGATCAATATGTTTGATGACGATTTAATGGAATTGGATAAAATGCGAAAAGATGTTAAGCTCCGAATTAAATTTCTTGATTTATTGGCTTTAACATTAGAAGAAGAATTGATAATTTTGAATGATTTTGATTTAGTTGAAGATGAATATTCACACAGTGTATACATTAAAACAGGTTTACAGAACGATAAAGTTAACCAA atACAAAGCATTCGAGAagaaatcaaatatttgaacgatattattaataccaaAACAAATATGCTAATAGACATTCAACATACTTTTGATATGGAAATTAGGAATGATGGGTTTGctaaacatcttaaaaaaatttttaaaaagaaattgaaagtACCTAAACTCAAATCTGATGATGCCGAtg ATACACTTTCATCGTCTTCATCCGATGGAAGTGACGAATCTGATCCAGAATTTATAAATGAAAGTGCAGAATCATTTACGGCAATGAGTCGAGTAGTGGTGTTTGACGAAAGAGTATTACCATCAGGCTGCGATcccaaattatttaatattacattagagTTGAGGTCAAAACGATATGAAATTGAACAAACCATAgaggataataaaaaaaaattggatgttCTTAATACACGTTTAAGTTTAACTTATGAAGAATTTGATGCCAttgaaaatgaattaaaacaaaatataaatgaactAGAAGCATACCGG ataaaaaaacaattgaaactaAATGATGTTAAAACCAcaattgtattgaataaatcTCAAATGACCAAAGCTAAATTATTgaaaagttgtattttattatatggaaatGTTATGCAAGATCTAACAAATAGAGTCATGGagttaaaaaaagaagaaaaagagataatatatacattaaaaaatgaaaaggtAGTTGCTAAACAGTTTCGTACAGAAATAACCAAAATGGAGAACAttctaaaaagttataaaatagcAATTAAGGATgaaatgataaagaaatttaaaattgaaacggATTGGAATTTTTTAGACGAAATGGAAATGACTATAATAAACTACATGATTATTAAATCAAAGTCCAAGGCCAAAGATACAAAGGAACGTTTTGTTCGAGAAATAAGACTAttagaa aaTAAAATCAGCTGTCAAACAgagttaataattgatttattaaaatggaatactttcaaaataaaaaccttaaaaGATGTTTGtggaaacataaataaaattagacaGTGTTtgatggaacaaaaaaaaattaaa ATAAAACTTCAAAAGTTAACAATGGAATCATCTTTTACAATAGAACTCAATACCATTAAACGAACAtatgatacattattaaaaaggaAACAAGATATAAGTGAGaaaataaacatgtataaaTGCAAAGGCAAAATGTTCCCTCCTTTAGTAAAACAATCGCACACAAAGTCAATACAAAGTCAGCCGGTCAATGATCGGTCCTTAGCTACACCTGTTACTCCACAAGAGGGGAGCGAAGAATCGTGGACAATCAACGAAGAACCACTTACTTACAACATGGAATTTAATGTTGAACCAAAGAAGTTGACTTTTTCCAAACAATCATTATCACGGTTAACAAAACAGTCGTCACACTTTGatagttttgaaaatgtcgATGAAGGGTACAAAACAAAGAAATGGACGACCTATTATGACGACGAAGTGATACCGCTTACAGAGACCGTGGAAGACTTTGcagaatataatgattttagtgAGAGGGCCGAGACACAGAACAGCTCGTCGGACGACAAAGTGATACCGCCTACAGAGACCGTGGAAGACTTTGcagaatataatgattttagtgAGAGGGCCGAGACACAGAACAGCTCGTCGGACGACAAAGAATCCAATGGTAGCCACAATAATATTCATGAtgataataaaccaaaaaattaa
- the LOC103307783 gene encoding cilia- and flagella-associated protein 44 isoform X2, with product MLLRLEEIKDSNSVRRRGSAVLNKGAHNQIHNVSESEIFLRNVLEEYPSLPKKIQSAIDRFAARRDFENQEILKIQNMYNNKPDDNNIEEEALLDNAWDTIGYLNLKTGLDFKLTESEIITMEDKFEQYINVKKEACNLKTNFNENVLGLRLRKISLIHDYKQFKFDACMIQKEFNDSEITTPSNFPEVVMDESIDPSLIDPFEPIGHWDPTDLILKPGNSHELTHLEIIMQNMRKEQLKYRHMHLHETMLTKINMFDDDLMELDKMRKDVKLRIKFLDLLALTLEEELIILNDFDLVEDEYSHSVYIKTGLQNDKVNQIQSIREEIKYLNDIINTKTNMLIDIQHTFDMEIRNDGFAKHLKKIFKKKLKVPKLKSDDADDTLSSSSSDGSDESDPEFINESAESFTAMSRVVVFDERVLPSGCDPKLFNITLELRSKRYEIEQTIEDNKKKLDVLNTRLSLTYEEFDAIENELKQNINELEAYRIKKQLKLNDVKTTIVLNKSQMTKAKLLKSCILLYGNVMQDLTNRVMELKKEEKEIIYTLKNEKVVAKQFRTEITKMENILKSYKIAIKDEMIKKFKIETDWNFLDEMEMTIINYMIIKSKSKAKDTKERFVREIRLLENKISCQTELIIDLLKWNTFKIKTLKDVCGNINKIRQCLMEQKKIKIKLQKLTMESSFTIELNTIKRTYDTLLKRKQDISEKINMYKCKGKMFPPLVKQSHTKSIQSQPVNDRSLATPVTPQEGSEESWTINEEPLTYNMEFNVEPKKLTFSKQSLSRLTKQSSHFDSFENVDEGYKTKKWTTYYDDEVIPLTETVEDFAEYNDFSERAETQNSSSDDKESNGSHNNIHDDNKPKN from the exons ATGCTGCTAAGGCTTGAAGAAATAAAAGATTCAAACAGTGTAAG aAGACGTGGATCGGCCGTATTAAACAAAGGAGCTCACAATCAGATACATAATGTATCTGAATCAGAAATATTTCTTCGAAATGTACTTGAAGAATATCCTTCTTTGCCAAAGAAAATTCAGAGTGCCATAGATAGGTTTGCTGCTAGAAGAGATTTTGAAAATCAAGAAATtcttaaaattcaaaacatgtataacaataagccagatgataataatattgaggaAGAAGCATTACTAGATAATGCTTGGGATACTATTGgctatttgaacttaaaaacaGGATTGGATTTTAAGCTGACTGAAAGTGAAATTATTACAATGGAAGATAAATTTGAACAAtacattaatgttaaaaaagag gcatgcaatttgaaaacaaattttaatgaaaatgtgtTAGGCCTTAGACTACgcaaaataagtttaatacatgattacaaacaatttaagttTGATGCTTGCATGATACAAAAGGAATTTAATGATTCAGAAATAACGACTCCGTCAAATTTCCCCGAAGTTGTAATGGATGAATCTATCGAT CCTAGCTTAATTGATCCATTTGAACCGATTGGTCATTGGGATCCGACAGATTTGATTTTAAAGCCTGGAAATAGTCACGAGCTTACTCATTTAGAAATcattatgcaaaatatgagAAAAGAACAATTGAAATATAGACACATGCATTTGCATGAAACTATGTTAACAAAGATCAATATGTTTGATGACGATTTAATGGAATTGGATAAAATGCGAAAAGATGTTAAGCTCCGAATTAAATTTCTTGATTTATTGGCTTTAACATTAGAAGAAGAATTGATAATTTTGAATGATTTTGATTTAGTTGAAGATGAATATTCACACAGTGTATACATTAAAACAGGTTTACAGAACGATAAAGTTAACCAA atACAAAGCATTCGAGAagaaatcaaatatttgaacgatattattaataccaaAACAAATATGCTAATAGACATTCAACATACTTTTGATATGGAAATTAGGAATGATGGGTTTGctaaacatcttaaaaaaatttttaaaaagaaattgaaagtACCTAAACTCAAATCTGATGATGCCGAtg ATACACTTTCATCGTCTTCATCCGATGGAAGTGACGAATCTGATCCAGAATTTATAAATGAAAGTGCAGAATCATTTACGGCAATGAGTCGAGTAGTGGTGTTTGACGAAAGAGTATTACCATCAGGCTGCGATcccaaattatttaatattacattagagTTGAGGTCAAAACGATATGAAATTGAACAAACCATAgaggataataaaaaaaaattggatgttCTTAATACACGTTTAAGTTTAACTTATGAAGAATTTGATGCCAttgaaaatgaattaaaacaaaatataaatgaactAGAAGCATACCGG ataaaaaaacaattgaaactaAATGATGTTAAAACCAcaattgtattgaataaatcTCAAATGACCAAAGCTAAATTATTgaaaagttgtattttattatatggaaatGTTATGCAAGATCTAACAAATAGAGTCATGGagttaaaaaaagaagaaaaagagataatatatacattaaaaaatgaaaaggtAGTTGCTAAACAGTTTCGTACAGAAATAACCAAAATGGAGAACAttctaaaaagttataaaatagcAATTAAGGATgaaatgataaagaaatttaaaattgaaacggATTGGAATTTTTTAGACGAAATGGAAATGACTATAATAAACTACATGATTATTAAATCAAAGTCCAAGGCCAAAGATACAAAGGAACGTTTTGTTCGAGAAATAAGACTAttagaa aaTAAAATCAGCTGTCAAACAgagttaataattgatttattaaaatggaatactttcaaaataaaaaccttaaaaGATGTTTGtggaaacataaataaaattagacaGTGTTtgatggaacaaaaaaaaattaaa ATAAAACTTCAAAAGTTAACAATGGAATCATCTTTTACAATAGAACTCAATACCATTAAACGAACAtatgatacattattaaaaaggaAACAAGATATAAGTGAGaaaataaacatgtataaaTGCAAAGGCAAAATGTTCCCTCCTTTAGTAAAACAATCGCACACAAAGTCAATACAAAGTCAGCCGGTCAATGATCGGTCCTTAGCTACACCTGTTACTCCACAAGAGGGGAGCGAAGAATCGTGGACAATCAACGAAGAACCACTTACTTACAACATGGAATTTAATGTTGAACCAAAGAAGTTGACTTTTTCCAAACAATCATTATCACGGTTAACAAAACAGTCGTCACACTTTGatagttttgaaaatgtcgATGAAGGGTACAAAACAAAGAAATGGACGACCTATTATGACGACGAAGTGATACCGCTTACAGAGACCGTGGAAGACTTTGcagaat ataatgattttagtgAGAGGGCCGAGACACAGAACAGCTCGTCGGACGACAAAGAATCCAATGGTAGCCACAATAATATTCATGAtgataataaaccaaaaaattaa
- the LOC100168963 gene encoding uncharacterized protein LOC100168963 precursor, with protein sequence MIVGRQKRTAVRRLSPPTFSLCCAVALFITMLDDANGQAQPIPAQEQQLPPAQPTAPWYETLPAVAMDYKVIIDPGKEDCYFQFVNPGATFYASAQVLRGGDGMAGFAVRHPNGQIVHPYQWKASSDYQDQESTGGYYSVCIDNQFSKFAAKLVNLYITVIRYDKWDEYHKEIEDMNVGVENFTSTVKSVENNINHMLQHQHHVRSQENRDYNLLVDNKTYVNRWSIMQILLIMGTTTLQVYFVRKLFETKTGKSKTRA encoded by the exons ATGATCGTTGGCCGCCAGAAGAGGACGGCCGTCCGACGGTTGTCGCCGCCGACGTTTAGCCTGTGCTGTGCCGTCGCTCTATTTATCACGATGTTAGACGACGCCAATGGCCAGGCGCAGCCAATACCTGCTCAAGAACAGCAGCTACCGCCGGCTCAGCCGACAGCGCCGTGGTACGAGACGTTGCCGGCCGTCGCGATGGATTACAAAGTGATCATTGACCCGGGCAAAGAGGattgttattttcaatttgtcaACCCGGGAGCAACATTCTACGCAAGCGCTCAG GTGCTGAGAGGCGGTGATGGGATGGCTGGTTTTGCCGTCAGGCATCCCAACGGGCAGATTGTTCACCCGTACCAGTGGAAAGCCAGTTCCGATTATCAAGACCAAGAGTCCACAGGAGGCTATTACAGTGTTTGTATAGATAATCAGTTTTCCAAATTTGCTGCCAAATTAGTAAATTTGTACATCACAGTCATTAG GTATGACAAATGGGATGAATACCATAAAGAAATAGAAGACATGAATGTTGGCGTTGAAAATTTTACA TCTACCGTGAAATCAGTTGAAAACAACATAAATCACATGTTGCAACATCAACACCATGTCCGTAGTCAAGAAAAtcgtgattataatttattagttgatAACAAAACATATGTGAACAGATGGTCTATAATGCAAATTTTGTTAATAATGGGAACGACAACTTTACAAGTTTATTTTGTTCGTAAATTGTTTGAAACTAAAACTGGAAAGTCAAAAACAAgggcttaa